In Paenibacillus sp. FSL R7-0345, a single window of DNA contains:
- a CDS encoding GNAT family N-acetyltransferase, with the protein MNSSTQEQVLQIRKWGTSDLERVTALLREFGYPTTLSVMKERMEGMEHDPFHCTMVAELDNEVVGMIDLHQVKSYYKQADCITEITALIVSEELRGHGLGKRLVAAAEDWARQKGCCQLFLRSGNRVERAPAHAFYRHIGFEKSAGYRFSKALL; encoded by the coding sequence ATGAACAGTAGTACTCAGGAGCAAGTACTGCAAATTCGCAAATGGGGTACAAGTGACCTGGAGAGAGTTACAGCCCTTTTGCGTGAATTCGGCTATCCGACAACGCTTAGCGTGATGAAAGAGAGAATGGAAGGCATGGAGCATGATCCGTTCCATTGCACAATGGTTGCTGAGCTGGATAATGAAGTTGTGGGAATGATTGATCTTCATCAGGTGAAATCCTATTACAAGCAGGCAGACTGCATTACGGAAATTACCGCGCTGATCGTATCAGAGGAGCTCAGAGGACACGGCCTTGGCAAAAGACTGGTTGCTGCCGCAGAAGACTGGGCCCGCCAAAAAGGCTGCTGCCAGCTGTTTCTCAGAAGCGGCAACCGCGTAGAGCGCGCGCCGGCGCATGCTTTTTACCGTCATATCGGATTCGAGAAAAGCGCAGGCTACCGTTTCAGCAAAGCCCTGCTGTAA
- a CDS encoding substrate-binding domain-containing protein — MKIIRLLLTLLMCGLVWLTVTSCFNTSPVYINTKNTRNIHMIVKMNKGDYWNTVKLGAEAAAKEFNVNLTFKAPDSESMIDEQVAMVQDSVSQHADAIILAASSYMGLAQVVDQAAYSKIPVISVDAEVGSAKVRAYVGSNGYEAGQKSAERLITLLNGTGEIGILNFTSASLNEQQEIGSIDYGARDADEREKGFLNYAARYPNIDVVQISYTSSNTTEAEALTRQMLKNHPALRGIATLNETASQGAGKVIQSEGLDNIIKMVAFDSSPSMLELLQNGTVQATVIQNPFSNGYLAVKYAVEAVEGMVVPERVDTGTKLIDLDNMLYPENQKLLFPFVK, encoded by the coding sequence ATGAAAATAATACGTTTGTTGCTGACACTGCTGATGTGCGGACTGGTCTGGCTGACGGTTACCTCCTGCTTCAACACGTCGCCTGTCTATATCAACACCAAGAACACACGTAACATTCATATGATCGTCAAAATGAACAAAGGTGACTATTGGAATACGGTCAAGCTTGGAGCGGAAGCGGCTGCCAAAGAGTTCAATGTCAATCTTACCTTCAAGGCTCCGGATTCCGAGAGCATGATTGATGAGCAGGTGGCCATGGTGCAGGATTCGGTCAGCCAGCACGCGGATGCTATTATTTTGGCGGCCAGCAGCTATATGGGGTTAGCCCAGGTTGTCGATCAGGCGGCTTACTCCAAAATCCCGGTCATTTCGGTCGATGCCGAGGTCGGCTCTGCAAAGGTACGGGCGTATGTCGGCTCCAACGGCTATGAGGCCGGGCAGAAATCTGCCGAACGCCTGATTACGCTGCTTAACGGCACGGGGGAGATCGGCATTCTTAATTTTACGAGCGCATCTTTAAATGAACAGCAGGAGATCGGCTCGATTGATTATGGTGCCCGGGATGCGGATGAGCGGGAGAAGGGGTTCCTGAACTATGCTGCCCGTTACCCTAACATTGATGTGGTGCAGATATCCTACACCTCCTCGAACACTACGGAAGCCGAGGCCTTGACCCGGCAAATGCTGAAGAACCATCCGGCACTGCGGGGAATCGCTACGCTGAACGAGACAGCCTCACAGGGAGCGGGCAAGGTTATTCAAAGTGAGGGACTCGACAATATTATCAAAATGGTCGCCTTTGACAGCTCTCCGTCCATGCTGGAGCTGCTGCAGAACGGCACCGTTCAGGCTACGGTTATCCAGAATCCGTTCAGCAACGGCTATCTGGCGGTGAAATATGCGGTGGAAGCGGTAGAGGGAATGGTTGTGCCGGAGCGCGTGGATACAGGTACGAAGCTGATTGATCTGGACAATATGCTGTATCCCGAGAACCAGAAGCTGCTGTTTCCGTTTGTAAAATAA
- a CDS encoding sensor histidine kinase: protein MNKSKADLFPLRPQSGQRGRMRLSAKLRSIQLIITLSFTAVAVLVAVIVAFMLYNKFAKTAEENANLNMQQIIEQVNYNLELYVKGMSNIFDTAEKQITTSAAIDSPLLYERMDTLMSSREDLVSVAVFTPQGQYVLGTPGQSMRLNTQLQSQSWFTSAQKTPDISYSAPHIQNLFKGKYTWVVSISKRIEYKQDGELKSGILLIDFNFRTIDQLSRQVKLGKRGYAYILDPLGNIVYHPQQQLIYAGLKYENVEPVLEYAYRSYLDESTGEKRFITVRTVEETGWKIVGVAYYDEIVTTKRDLNQFLIWFLAVVILCVIAVSVFLSWLIASPIRKLERTVKQVGDGDLNTPINVSGAYEVEQLSRRFNLMLQRIRQLMDQIIYEQETKRKGELEVLQSQINPHFLYNTLNSVVRLAERGKNDEVITMIQSLSKFFRISLSKGNNIITVQEELDHIRHYLVIQSFRFKNKFRFEIKAQDEVLPLQTIKLILQPIVENALYHGIEMSPDEGMVLITAELADDLIVIKISDNGIGMSRETLNTILSGGGKSGSGSGVGVRNVNERIGLYYGREFGLTFESELEEGTEVTIIFPAVSSRTDEESTGGEEPL from the coding sequence ATGAACAAAAGCAAGGCGGATCTCTTCCCGCTGCGTCCGCAGTCCGGCCAGCGCGGCCGGATGCGGCTCTCTGCCAAGCTGCGGAGCATCCAGCTGATCATAACCCTCTCTTTTACGGCAGTGGCTGTGCTGGTAGCGGTCATTGTCGCTTTTATGCTGTACAACAAATTTGCCAAGACTGCGGAGGAGAACGCCAACCTGAACATGCAGCAGATCATCGAACAGGTAAACTACAACCTGGAGCTGTACGTGAAGGGGATGAGCAACATTTTTGATACGGCGGAGAAGCAGATTACGACGAGCGCTGCCATCGATTCGCCGCTGCTCTATGAACGGATGGATACGCTGATGAGCAGCCGCGAGGATCTGGTTTCGGTGGCTGTTTTTACCCCTCAGGGGCAGTATGTTCTCGGCACACCGGGCCAGAGTATGCGGCTGAACACGCAGCTGCAGAGTCAGAGCTGGTTCACCAGCGCCCAGAAAACGCCGGACATTTCCTATTCCGCACCGCATATCCAGAACCTGTTCAAGGGAAAATATACCTGGGTCGTGTCGATCAGCAAAAGGATTGAGTACAAGCAGGACGGGGAACTGAAGTCAGGCATTCTGCTGATAGATTTTAACTTCCGGACGATTGACCAGCTCAGCCGCCAGGTTAAGCTCGGCAAGCGGGGATACGCCTATATTCTCGATCCGCTCGGCAACATCGTTTATCATCCGCAGCAGCAGCTGATCTATGCCGGCCTGAAGTATGAGAATGTAGAGCCGGTTCTTGAGTATGCTTACCGGAGCTATCTCGATGAATCGACCGGGGAGAAGCGTTTTATCACCGTTCGTACGGTGGAAGAGACCGGCTGGAAAATCGTCGGCGTCGCCTATTACGATGAGATTGTAACAACCAAACGTGACCTGAACCAGTTTCTGATCTGGTTTCTGGCTGTGGTTATCCTTTGCGTAATTGCGGTATCCGTCTTCCTCTCCTGGCTGATTGCCAGCCCCATCCGCAAGCTGGAGCGGACAGTCAAGCAGGTGGGTGACGGGGATCTTAATACGCCGATCAATGTGAGCGGTGCTTATGAGGTGGAGCAGCTGTCCAGGCGTTTTAACCTGATGCTGCAGCGGATCCGCCAGCTGATGGACCAGATCATCTATGAGCAGGAGACGAAGCGCAAGGGTGAGCTGGAGGTGCTACAGTCGCAGATTAACCCGCATTTTCTGTACAATACGCTGAACTCTGTCGTCAGGCTGGCCGAACGCGGCAAAAATGATGAGGTCATCACAATGATCCAGTCGCTCTCGAAATTTTTCCGGATCAGTCTCAGCAAAGGAAATAACATTATTACCGTACAGGAGGAGCTGGATCATATCCGCCATTATCTGGTGATTCAGAGCTTCCGTTTCAAAAATAAATTCCGCTTCGAGATCAAAGCGCAGGATGAGGTGCTGCCGCTTCAGACGATTAAGCTGATTTTGCAGCCGATTGTGGAGAACGCGCTTTACCATGGCATTGAAATGTCGCCGGATGAAGGCATGGTGCTGATTACCGCAGAGCTGGCGGATGATCTGATTGTCATTAAAATCAGCGATAACGGGATCGGCATGTCCCGGGAGACGCTGAATACGATTCTGAGCGGCGGCGGAAAAAGCGGCAGCGGCTCCGGTGTCGGAGTACGCAATGTGAACGAGCGGATCGGGCTCTATTACGGCCGTGAATTCGGGCTAACCTTTGAAAGTGAGCTGGAAGAGGGGACTGAGGTCACGATTATTTTTCCGGCGGTAAGCAGCAGGACGGACGAAGAGAGTACGGGAGGAGAGGAGCCGTTATGA
- the mglC gene encoding galactose/methyl galactoside ABC transporter permease MglC, whose protein sequence is MDVKKAQSFITQNAIYIVLVILIMGIIVYEPSFMSINTLRDVLIQSSTRVIIALGVAFILITAGTDLSAGRVVGFTAVISASMLQIPDYSRRFFPDLPQVHVLLPIVIAIIAGLLCGLINGIIVSKLNVPPFIATLGTMLIVYGLNSLYFDMDPNQSQPIGGLRPDFTKIGSGFIGSGQYSIPYIVIIAIVVAAIVWVLFNKTKLGKNMYAIGGNMQAAKVSGINVSKNLIYIYAIAGALYGLAGVLEAARTGGATNNYGNMYELDAIAACVVGGVSTTGGIGTVPGVLVGVIIFTLINYGLTFIGISPYYQLIIKGLIIIAAVSFDMRKYSSKK, encoded by the coding sequence ATGGATGTAAAAAAAGCACAATCCTTTATAACCCAGAATGCGATCTATATCGTACTTGTTATTCTTATAATGGGAATTATCGTATACGAACCAAGCTTTATGTCGATTAACACTTTGCGTGACGTATTGATCCAGTCTTCAACCCGTGTCATTATCGCCCTCGGGGTGGCCTTCATCCTGATTACAGCAGGTACCGACTTATCGGCAGGACGCGTAGTCGGCTTCACCGCTGTTATCTCGGCATCGATGCTGCAAATCCCGGATTATTCCCGTCGTTTCTTCCCGGATCTGCCGCAGGTGCATGTATTGCTTCCAATCGTAATTGCCATCATTGCAGGTCTCCTCTGCGGCTTAATTAACGGGATCATCGTTTCCAAGCTCAATGTGCCACCGTTCATTGCCACTCTCGGTACGATGCTCATCGTCTACGGTCTGAACTCCCTGTACTTCGATATGGACCCGAACCAGTCCCAGCCAATCGGCGGTCTGCGTCCTGACTTCACCAAGATCGGCTCCGGCTTCATCGGCAGCGGCCAGTATTCGATACCTTATATCGTCATAATAGCGATAGTCGTCGCGGCCATTGTCTGGGTGCTGTTCAACAAAACCAAGCTCGGCAAAAACATGTACGCCATCGGCGGCAACATGCAGGCTGCCAAGGTATCCGGTATCAACGTATCCAAGAACCTGATCTACATCTACGCGATTGCTGGTGCCCTCTACGGTCTGGCTGGTGTACTTGAAGCAGCAAGAACAGGCGGCGCTACGAACAACTATGGTAACATGTACGAGCTTGATGCCATCGCAGCCTGCGTAGTCGGCGGCGTATCTACTACAGGCGGTATCGGTACTGTTCCGGGTGTACTCGTCGGGGTTATCATCTTCACCCTCATTAACTACGGTCTGACCTTTATCGGCATTAGCCCTTATTATCAATTGATCATTAAAGGCTTAATTATCATCGCTGCGGTATCGTTTGATATGCGGAAGTACTCGTCGAAGAAGTAG
- a CDS encoding galactose ABC transporter substrate-binding protein, whose protein sequence is MKKLTSVLLASALLGAALAGCGGNNDNSANTAATNAPAGNAAADTANTSSGETPKVGVAIYKFDDTFMTGVRNAIDAAAKGIATVDIVDSQNSQPTQNDKVDLFVTKKYDGMLINPVDRTAAGVIIDKAKAADIPVVFLNREPLPEDMKKWDKVYYVGAKAEESGTMSGQLIVDYWKAHPEADKNGDGVLQYVMLKGEPGHQDAELRTTYSIQAIEDAGIKVEKLAEDTAMWDRVKGQEKMAAFLGSHGDKIEAVLANNDDMALGAIEALKAQGYFTGDKYMPVVGVDATAPAVQALQDGTMLGTVLNDANNQGKAAITVAALLAKGETPTKDNVGFDITDNQYVWISYKKITKDNVADAQ, encoded by the coding sequence ATGAAAAAACTCACTTCCGTATTACTGGCTAGTGCATTACTGGGTGCAGCTCTGGCAGGCTGCGGCGGCAATAACGACAACTCTGCTAATACAGCTGCAACAAATGCTCCTGCCGGCAATGCGGCAGCGGACACAGCGAATACCAGCAGCGGTGAAACGCCAAAGGTTGGGGTAGCGATTTACAAATTTGATGATACTTTCATGACTGGCGTGCGTAACGCGATTGACGCAGCTGCCAAAGGCATCGCGACTGTAGATATTGTAGACAGCCAAAACTCGCAGCCGACACAGAATGATAAGGTTGACCTGTTTGTTACCAAAAAATATGACGGCATGCTGATCAACCCGGTTGACCGTACCGCTGCAGGCGTTATCATCGACAAAGCAAAGGCTGCTGACATTCCGGTAGTATTCCTAAACCGCGAACCGCTGCCTGAAGATATGAAGAAATGGGATAAAGTCTATTATGTAGGCGCAAAAGCAGAAGAGTCCGGCACGATGTCCGGCCAGCTGATTGTTGACTACTGGAAAGCTCACCCTGAAGCTGACAAAAACGGTGACGGCGTGCTCCAGTACGTAATGCTCAAAGGCGAACCGGGACACCAGGATGCCGAGCTGCGCACGACTTACTCCATCCAGGCTATCGAAGATGCCGGCATCAAGGTTGAAAAGCTGGCTGAAGATACTGCAATGTGGGACCGCGTTAAAGGCCAGGAAAAAATGGCTGCCTTCCTTGGTTCCCACGGCGACAAGATCGAAGCTGTTCTGGCTAACAATGATGACATGGCACTGGGCGCAATTGAAGCTCTGAAAGCGCAAGGCTACTTCACTGGCGACAAATACATGCCGGTAGTAGGTGTTGACGCTACTGCACCAGCTGTTCAGGCCCTGCAGGACGGCACCATGCTCGGAACAGTGCTGAACGATGCGAACAACCAGGGTAAAGCGGCAATCACTGTTGCAGCACTGCTGGCTAAAGGCGAAACTCCAACGAAAGACAACGTAGGCTTCGATATCACTGACAACCAATACGTATGGATCTCCTACAAAAAGATCACTAAAGACAACGTAGCTGACGCGCAATAA
- the purT gene encoding formate-dependent phosphoribosylglycinamide formyltransferase, whose translation MWGAPFSAQNRKLLLLGSGELGKEVIIEAQRLGVETVAVDRYPNAPAMGVAHRSYVIDMLDAEALKALIRAEKPDLIVPEIEAIATHALLELEEEGYNVIPTARAARLTMDREGIRRLAAEELGLPTAPYRFADSLEELRAALEELGTPCVIKPIMSSSGKGQSICRQPEDAEASWNIALEGARAKGTRVIVEGFVTFESEITLLTVRTVSGTVFCPPIGHIQKDGDYVESWQPHQMSAEQLAESQSIARAVTDQLGGLGIFGVELFLTDQGVLFSEVSPRPHDTGMVTMITQDLSEFALHVRAILGFPLDPVTLVTPGASATLKAETEGQAFTISGIGEALALPRTQVRVFGKPEIRPGRRMAVALSAAEDVNIARTAAKKAASMLKVEVYEDEQ comes from the coding sequence ATGTGGGGAGCTCCTTTTTCAGCCCAAAACCGTAAGCTGCTGCTCCTGGGCAGCGGAGAATTGGGTAAGGAAGTCATTATCGAAGCTCAGCGCCTTGGCGTAGAGACCGTAGCAGTAGACCGTTATCCGAATGCCCCTGCGATGGGCGTTGCTCACCGATCCTATGTCATTGACATGCTCGACGCAGAGGCACTCAAAGCATTGATCCGTGCAGAGAAGCCAGATCTTATTGTGCCTGAGATTGAAGCCATTGCGACACATGCGCTGCTGGAGCTGGAGGAGGAAGGCTATAATGTCATTCCTACCGCCCGTGCAGCCCGGCTGACAATGGACCGTGAAGGTATCCGCCGGCTGGCAGCCGAAGAGCTTGGCCTGCCGACTGCGCCGTACCGGTTCGCCGACAGCCTGGAAGAGCTGCGTGCAGCACTGGAAGAGCTGGGTACCCCTTGCGTCATTAAGCCGATTATGAGCTCTTCCGGCAAAGGCCAGAGCATCTGCAGACAGCCTGAAGATGCTGAAGCCAGCTGGAACATCGCACTTGAAGGCGCGCGCGCCAAAGGGACACGCGTTATTGTCGAAGGGTTTGTTACCTTTGAGAGTGAGATTACGCTGCTCACTGTCCGGACGGTAAGCGGCACGGTATTCTGTCCGCCTATCGGCCACATCCAGAAGGATGGGGATTATGTTGAATCGTGGCAGCCGCATCAGATGAGCGCTGAGCAGCTGGCCGAATCACAGTCCATTGCCAGAGCCGTTACCGATCAGCTTGGCGGACTTGGTATTTTTGGAGTGGAGCTGTTTCTTACGGATCAGGGTGTGTTGTTCAGCGAAGTATCGCCGAGACCTCATGATACCGGCATGGTTACAATGATTACACAGGATTTATCGGAATTTGCTCTGCATGTCAGAGCCATTCTTGGATTTCCGCTGGACCCGGTAACGTTAGTTACACCGGGGGCATCGGCTACCCTGAAGGCGGAGACTGAAGGACAAGCCTTCACCATCTCCGGTATCGGTGAGGCGCTGGCACTGCCGCGCACACAGGTAAGGGTATTCGGCAAGCCTGAAATCCGCCCTGGACGGCGGATGGCAGTAGCCTTAAGTGCGGCGGAAGATGTGAATATCGCGCGGACAGCAGCCAAAAAGGCAGCGTCTATGCTAAAAGTGGAGGTATATGAGGATGAACAGTAG
- a CDS encoding response regulator codes for MYKLILAEDEEDVREGIIAQIDWEKYGFELVEQAENGREAAEVVDRLLPDVVVTDIQMPFMNGLQLAEWIRSRHPNTKIIILTGFDEFEYAQKAIKLQIDEYILKPFSSQELIDVLLKVRAVIEAEIAEKENVYVLSEHYRKSLPVLREQFLSSLVSRRLPLKEISDKSSEYSIDLNGRQFQASVISIDYIHTGENQGAGSRHVSLRDTGDHNLQLFAILNIAEEICQKHGFGRVFIHRDDVVLLSASQAADEAEITGSTLTVLEEIRQNVQRFLKLTVTAGAGTVCQSAGMLFNSFADAMQALDYRLILGNNRVIWIEDVESRSNQLLAFDELTQQSLIRTIKLGTVQELKEVVDELFGGLDTAQVSTQDYQIFLLEIITSILRVAKESGTEAADFIGAGISTLSEINKFNNMGEAKQWIINTCTRLMDSIASERQSSYKQLIDQAKDFIRSHYEESDISIGRVCQHLHISTGYFSSIFKKEMKMTFVSYLLQIRLEAAKELLRSTELKAFEIAEKIGFSDPNYFSFCFRKKYGQSPKEYKNSSRGG; via the coding sequence ATGTATAAACTGATTCTTGCCGAAGATGAAGAGGATGTACGGGAAGGGATAATTGCCCAGATCGATTGGGAGAAATACGGCTTTGAACTGGTTGAACAGGCAGAGAACGGCCGGGAAGCAGCCGAAGTGGTGGACCGTCTGCTGCCGGACGTAGTGGTCACGGATATCCAGATGCCGTTCATGAATGGCCTGCAGCTGGCCGAGTGGATTCGCAGCCGTCATCCCAATACGAAGATTATTATTCTTACCGGCTTTGATGAGTTTGAATATGCCCAGAAGGCAATCAAGCTGCAGATTGATGAGTATATTTTGAAACCGTTCTCATCGCAGGAGCTGATTGATGTGCTTCTGAAGGTAAGGGCAGTCATTGAAGCGGAAATCGCCGAGAAGGAGAATGTATATGTGCTGAGTGAGCATTACCGCAAAAGCCTCCCCGTGCTCCGGGAGCAGTTCCTCTCCTCACTGGTGTCCCGGCGGCTGCCGCTGAAGGAAATCAGCGACAAAAGCTCAGAATACAGCATTGACCTTAACGGCAGGCAATTCCAGGCTTCCGTTATTAGCATTGATTATATCCATACCGGAGAGAATCAGGGGGCAGGCAGCCGGCATGTATCCTTACGCGATACCGGAGATCACAATCTGCAGCTGTTTGCCATCCTGAATATTGCCGAGGAAATATGCCAGAAGCACGGCTTCGGCAGGGTGTTCATTCACCGGGATGATGTCGTGCTGCTGTCAGCCAGTCAAGCGGCGGATGAAGCGGAGATTACCGGCAGCACGCTAACGGTTCTAGAAGAGATCCGCCAGAACGTGCAGCGCTTTCTCAAGCTGACGGTGACAGCAGGGGCAGGTACGGTCTGCCAGTCGGCCGGCATGCTGTTCAATTCTTTTGCTGATGCGATGCAGGCGCTGGATTACCGGCTGATTCTCGGCAACAACAGAGTGATCTGGATTGAGGATGTCGAGTCGAGATCCAATCAGCTGCTGGCTTTTGACGAGCTGACCCAGCAATCCCTGATCCGTACGATTAAGCTGGGCACAGTGCAGGAGCTGAAAGAGGTTGTGGACGAGCTGTTCGGCGGCCTGGATACCGCGCAGGTTTCTACACAGGATTATCAGATTTTTCTGCTGGAGATTATCACGTCCATCCTGCGTGTAGCCAAAGAGTCGGGAACAGAAGCAGCAGACTTCATCGGTGCAGGCATTTCTACGCTGTCCGAAATCAATAAGTTCAATAATATGGGCGAAGCGAAGCAGTGGATTATCAATACCTGCACCCGGCTGATGGACTCTATCGCCTCTGAACGGCAGTCCAGCTACAAGCAGCTGATCGATCAGGCCAAGGATTTTATCCGCAGTCATTATGAGGAATCTGACATCTCTATCGGCCGGGTCTGCCAGCACCTGCATATCAGCACCGGATATTTCAGCAGTATTTTTAAAAAAGAAATGAAAATGACCTTTGTCAGCTATCTGCTGCAGATCCGTCTGGAGGCTGCCAAGGAGCTTCTCCGTTCTACTGAGCTGAAGGCATTTGAAATCGCGGAAAAGATCGGCTTCTCGGACCCGAATTATTTCAGCTTCTGCTTCCGCAAAAAATACGGGCAGTCGCCCAAAGAGTACAAGAACAGCTCCCGGGGAGGATAA
- a CDS encoding sugar ABC transporter ATP-binding protein codes for MANAEFLLEMNNITKEFPGVKALDGVSLKVRPGSVHALMGENGAGKSTLMKCLFGIYSPDAGEIFLDGEKANITNSNDALGHGISMIHQELHPVPFRSVMENIWLGRFPTKGFGPIQFIDHKKMYADTASLFKDLDIDLSPETLVGKLSVSKIQSIEIAKAVSFHSRVIVMDEPTSSLTSVEVEHLFRIIRDLQKRGVAIIYISHKMEEILEISDEVTIMRDGKKIGTWPSAELTTDLIISRMVGRDLTNRFPERSNVPGEVYLKVEGLTSPEPRSFKDVSFNLRRGEILGVGGLVGAQRTEVIEALFGLRAIQSGSISIDGKKVNINSPQDAKKHGLALLTEERRVTGIFPVLSVHENGAIANLDRYRKPYLLLDGKKKKVEVDRMIEKLRTKTPTTKVQIMNLSGGNQQKVLLARWLLTEPEVLLLDEPTRGIDVGAKFEIYSIIADLAKQGKSIIMISSEMPELLGMSDRVMVMSEGKLTGILEGDQATETEVMRLAAQH; via the coding sequence ATGGCTAATGCTGAGTTTTTGCTGGAAATGAACAATATTACAAAAGAATTCCCCGGCGTTAAGGCGCTGGATGGAGTCAGCCTCAAGGTTAGACCGGGTTCGGTACATGCACTCATGGGCGAAAACGGGGCCGGAAAATCAACATTGATGAAATGTCTCTTTGGCATTTATTCACCGGACGCCGGTGAGATCTTTCTGGATGGCGAAAAAGCCAATATTACCAACTCCAACGATGCCCTCGGGCACGGCATTTCGATGATTCACCAGGAGCTGCATCCGGTACCTTTCCGGAGCGTGATGGAGAACATCTGGCTGGGACGTTTTCCGACTAAGGGCTTCGGGCCGATCCAGTTCATTGACCACAAAAAAATGTATGCGGATACGGCAAGCCTGTTCAAGGACCTGGATATTGATCTGAGTCCCGAAACCTTGGTGGGCAAGCTGTCTGTATCGAAAATCCAATCCATTGAAATCGCGAAGGCCGTTTCTTTTCATTCCCGCGTTATTGTAATGGATGAGCCGACCTCTTCCCTGACAAGCGTGGAAGTTGAGCATTTGTTCCGGATTATCCGGGACCTGCAAAAAAGAGGCGTAGCTATTATCTATATATCTCACAAGATGGAAGAGATTCTGGAAATCTCTGATGAAGTAACCATTATGCGTGACGGTAAAAAAATCGGCACCTGGCCGTCAGCCGAGCTGACAACGGACCTGATTATCTCCCGAATGGTCGGCCGTGACCTGACGAACCGCTTCCCGGAACGCAGCAATGTTCCCGGCGAAGTCTATCTGAAGGTAGAAGGCCTGACCTCTCCGGAACCAAGATCGTTTAAGGATGTCTCGTTCAATCTTAGACGGGGCGAAATTCTCGGGGTAGGCGGACTCGTGGGTGCACAGCGGACCGAGGTCATTGAAGCCCTGTTCGGACTGCGGGCGATTCAGTCCGGCAGTATCTCCATCGACGGTAAAAAGGTTAACATCAATTCACCGCAGGATGCCAAAAAGCACGGGCTGGCGCTGCTGACGGAAGAGCGCCGTGTGACCGGTATTTTCCCGGTGCTGTCTGTTCATGAAAACGGGGCGATTGCCAACCTCGACCGCTACCGTAAACCCTACCTGCTGCTTGACGGCAAGAAGAAAAAGGTTGAGGTCGACCGGATGATCGAGAAGCTCCGCACCAAGACACCGACCACCAAGGTACAGATTATGAACCTCTCCGGCGGTAACCAGCAAAAGGTGCTGCTGGCCAGATGGCTGCTGACCGAGCCTGAAGTTCTGCTGCTCGATGAGCCGACCCGCGGAATTGACGTCGGTGCCAAATTTGAGATTTATTCCATCATTGCCGACCTGGCGAAGCAGGGCAAGAGCATCATCATGATCTCATCCGAGATGCCGGAGCTGCTGGGGATGTCTGACCGTGTAATGGTGATGTCTGAAGGAAAGCTTACAGGAATATTAGAAGGCGACCAGGCTACGGAAACCGAAGTTATGCGTCTCGCCGCACAGCATTAG